The following are from one region of the Stigmatella ashevillena genome:
- a CDS encoding extracellular solute-binding protein: protein MPIRKWMTLFSAVTCSLMGCGESQPPAEPRVRLRVPLYSYIPDAAGDQFQALAQRLESEFEQQHPDVDLVVNPSCFKDDLYEPSELARSLRGESDCAYDVVETDTSLLGELVETGAVRPWAALPQGPQWHPAGISASTFQNQLYGVPHWLCAHYILSRNEAVSSAQTVDALVQALDALQTPAMNLAANLLGSWNLPSLYLDAWTDTHGPGNVQSAVSTQYDAQVLAGMKALTQGCETAQGNPCIDGTYDAAENFDLPTHLFADGQADATLGYSERLHTLLKRAPSEATQGTLRISLAPLGQGNQPLVFTDSFFLGKNCTGDCEQAAVRFVEYMSQASTYAWLLLSEDAPAAGRVPRYLMPAALDVYETPGLKADPFYPRIGAATRTAAPFPNRGLLNIRKQMRDDILRALSGEG from the coding sequence ATGCCCATCAGAAAATGGATGACGCTGTTCAGCGCGGTGACGTGTTCCCTCATGGGCTGCGGTGAATCGCAGCCCCCCGCCGAACCCCGGGTTCGGCTCAGGGTCCCCCTCTACTCGTACATCCCCGACGCGGCGGGAGATCAATTCCAAGCCCTCGCCCAGCGCCTCGAGAGCGAGTTCGAGCAGCAGCACCCGGACGTGGATCTCGTCGTCAACCCCTCGTGCTTCAAGGATGACCTCTACGAGCCCTCCGAACTCGCCCGCTCCTTACGGGGAGAGAGCGATTGTGCCTACGACGTCGTCGAGACAGACACCTCTCTCCTGGGAGAACTCGTGGAGACGGGCGCGGTCCGCCCCTGGGCGGCGCTGCCCCAGGGCCCCCAGTGGCATCCCGCCGGCATCTCGGCCTCGACCTTCCAGAACCAGCTCTACGGGGTGCCGCACTGGCTGTGCGCGCACTACATCCTCTCGCGAAACGAGGCGGTGAGCAGCGCCCAAACGGTGGACGCGCTGGTCCAAGCACTCGACGCGCTCCAGACACCGGCCATGAACCTGGCGGCCAATCTGCTGGGAAGCTGGAACCTGCCCTCGCTCTACCTCGATGCGTGGACGGACACCCACGGCCCCGGCAACGTCCAGTCGGCGGTCTCCACCCAGTACGACGCGCAGGTGCTCGCCGGCATGAAGGCGCTCACCCAAGGCTGTGAGACAGCCCAGGGCAACCCCTGCATCGATGGAACCTACGATGCCGCCGAGAACTTCGACCTGCCCACCCACCTCTTCGCGGACGGCCAGGCCGACGCGACCCTGGGCTACTCGGAGCGACTGCACACCCTGCTGAAGCGGGCACCCTCGGAAGCGACGCAGGGCACGCTGCGCATCTCGCTCGCACCGCTGGGCCAGGGCAACCAGCCCCTGGTGTTCACGGACTCCTTCTTCCTGGGAAAGAACTGCACCGGTGATTGCGAGCAGGCCGCGGTGCGGTTCGTGGAGTACATGAGCCAAGCGAGCACGTACGCATGGCTCCTCCTGAGCGAGGATGCGCCCGCCGCCGGACGTGTCCCTCGCTACCTCATGCCGGCCGCGCTGGATGTCTACGAGACGCCGGGTCTGAAAGCCGACCCCTTCTACCCCCGCATCGGCGCTGCCACGCGCACGGCCGCCCCCTTTCCCAACCGGGGGCTGCTCAACATCCGCAAGCAGATGCGGGACGACATCCTTCGCGCCCTCTCCGGCGAGGGTTGA
- a CDS encoding FAD-binding oxidoreductase, whose amino-acid sequence MSEHLLRDLAAVLPPEGLVTDPDVLEAHRYDQAAWAKAGIPRVLVRPGSTAEVQAVLQVATAHRAPVVARGAGSGLSGGANAVDGCIMLSLVRMNRILEIDRRGLFAVVQPGVINAAVKAAVAEQGLWYAPDPASWEFSTIGGNLATNAGGLCCVKYGVTGDAVLGLEVVLADGSVVRTGGRTVKNVAGYDLTRLFVGSEGTLGIITEATLRLRPRPPKATTLLASFPELVGAGAAVTDIMAGSRPSLLELMDRTTVRAVEAARPMGLDVEAAALLLARSDAGGEQGVEECARMAAVCEAAGATFVAQSADEAEGELLLGARRFAFPALEKQGTTLLDDVGVPISRIAELLAAVERIAARRGVLIGTFGHAGDGNMHPTLVFDRNDPDAVARAQAAFDDIIERVGALGGTLTGEHGVGLLKRPFLAAQLGPETMRLHHTLKAAMDPLGLLNPGKVL is encoded by the coding sequence ATGAGCGAGCATTTGTTGAGAGACCTCGCGGCCGTGCTACCGCCCGAAGGACTTGTCACCGACCCTGACGTGCTGGAGGCGCACCGTTACGATCAAGCCGCCTGGGCGAAGGCGGGAATTCCCCGGGTTCTGGTTCGGCCGGGCTCGACGGCCGAGGTTCAGGCCGTACTCCAAGTGGCCACGGCCCACCGTGCTCCCGTGGTTGCCCGGGGAGCAGGCTCGGGGCTGTCTGGCGGTGCCAACGCGGTGGATGGGTGCATCATGCTCTCGCTCGTCCGGATGAACCGCATCCTGGAGATCGACCGGCGCGGTCTGTTCGCCGTGGTGCAGCCAGGGGTCATCAACGCCGCGGTCAAGGCCGCGGTGGCCGAGCAGGGGCTCTGGTACGCGCCGGATCCCGCGAGCTGGGAGTTCTCGACGATTGGCGGCAACCTGGCCACCAATGCCGGCGGGCTGTGCTGCGTGAAGTACGGGGTGACGGGAGACGCGGTGCTCGGGCTCGAGGTCGTGCTCGCGGATGGCTCCGTGGTGCGGACGGGGGGCCGGACGGTGAAGAACGTGGCGGGCTATGACTTGACCCGGTTGTTCGTCGGCTCCGAGGGCACGCTGGGCATCATCACCGAGGCCACGTTGCGGCTGCGGCCCCGTCCTCCGAAGGCCACGACGCTGCTGGCCTCGTTTCCGGAGCTCGTCGGCGCGGGCGCGGCGGTGACGGACATCATGGCTGGGAGCCGGCCCTCGCTCCTGGAGCTGATGGACCGGACCACGGTCCGCGCGGTCGAGGCCGCCCGGCCCATGGGACTGGACGTCGAGGCCGCGGCGCTCCTGCTGGCCCGTTCCGACGCGGGGGGCGAGCAGGGCGTGGAGGAGTGCGCGCGGATGGCGGCCGTGTGCGAGGCCGCCGGGGCGACCTTCGTGGCGCAGTCCGCGGACGAGGCCGAGGGGGAGCTGTTGCTCGGCGCGCGCAGGTTCGCGTTCCCCGCGCTCGAGAAGCAGGGCACCACGTTGCTCGATGACGTGGGCGTGCCGATCTCACGCATCGCGGAGCTGCTCGCGGCGGTCGAGCGCATCGCGGCGCGGCGCGGGGTGCTCATTGGAACGTTCGGGCACGCGGGCGATGGGAACATGCACCCCACGCTCGTCTTCGACCGGAACGACCCGGACGCGGTGGCCCGCGCCCAGGCGGCGTTCGATGACATCATCGAGAGGGTGGGGGCGCTGGGCGGGACCCTCACTGGTGAGCATGGGGTGGGTCTGCTCAAGCGTCCCTTCCTGGCCGCGCAACTGGGCCCGGAGACGATGCGGCTTCACCACACCCTCAAGGCCGCGATGGATCCGCTCGGCCTGCTCAATCCCGGCAAGGTGCTCTGA
- a CDS encoding DJ-1/PfpI family protein yields the protein MLGKKLLMLVGDYVEDYEVMVPFQALQAVGHTVHAVCPDKKAGEFVRTAIHDFDGAQTYSEKPGHNFIVNATFSEIEASHYDALVIPGGRAPEYLRLNPKVLKVVRHFAETRKPIAAICHGLQILAAAGALEGKRCTAYPACGPEVALARGSYVEVAADEAVVDGNLVTAPAWPAHPRWIAGFLLLLGTRIQH from the coding sequence ATGTTGGGCAAGAAGCTGCTGATGCTGGTGGGCGACTACGTGGAGGACTACGAGGTGATGGTGCCCTTCCAGGCGCTCCAGGCCGTGGGGCACACGGTGCACGCCGTCTGTCCGGACAAGAAGGCCGGTGAGTTCGTCCGCACCGCCATTCATGACTTCGATGGAGCCCAGACGTACAGCGAGAAGCCAGGGCACAACTTCATCGTCAACGCCACATTCTCCGAGATCGAAGCCTCCCACTACGACGCGCTGGTGATTCCCGGCGGCCGGGCACCGGAGTACCTGCGCCTCAACCCGAAGGTGCTGAAGGTGGTCCGCCACTTCGCCGAGACGCGCAAGCCCATCGCCGCCATCTGCCATGGGTTGCAGATCCTCGCGGCGGCGGGAGCCCTCGAGGGCAAGCGCTGCACAGCGTATCCGGCGTGCGGCCCCGAGGTCGCCCTCGCCCGCGGCTCTTATGTCGAGGTGGCCGCCGACGAAGCCGTGGTGGATGGCAATCTCGTCACCGCCCCGGCGTGGCCTGCCCACCCGCGCTGGATCGCCGGCTTCCTGCTGCTGCTGGGCACGCGCATCCAGCACTGA